The genomic interval CAAGTTTTGCATCAGTAGGAGATATCAACTTGGCAGAACCGAAAGCCTTAATAGGATTTGCAGGACGACGTGTCATCGAGCAGACAATTAATGAAAAATTACCTGATGATTTCCAAACGGCTGAATTTTTATTAGAACATGGTCAGCTCGACAAAGTTGTGCATCGTAGTGAAATGAAGAAAACGTTAGCGACGTTATTTGATATGCATCGTGAGGTGGAAAAGTAATGCTTGATTTTGAAAAACCGATTCAAGATATACAAACTAAAATTGAATCATTGAAAGAAACGCAAGCGAAAAATGATGTCGATTTGTCAGATGAAATCGAAATACTTGAAGCCGCATTGCAAACAGAAAAAGAGAAAATTTACACTTCCTTAAAACCGTGGGATCGTGTTCAAATAGCAAGATTACCTGAAAGACCAACTGTGCTAGACTATATTCCATACATTTTTGATGATTTTATCGAATTACATGGCGATCGTAACTTTAGAGATGATCCTGCAATTGTAGGGGGATTAGCGTATTTCAATGGTCAACCTGTGACAGTGATTGGCCAACAACGCGGTAAAGATACGAAAGATAATATTTACCGTAACTTCGGTATGGCGCATCCTGAAGGTTATCGTAAAGCGTTAAGATTGATGAAAGAAGCTGAGAAGTTTAACCGTCCTATTTTTACGTTCATTGATACGAAAGGAGCGTATCCAGGTAAAGCTGCCGAAGAACGTGGTCAAAGTGAGTCGATTGCACGTAATCTCGTTTCAATGGCAGGTTTAACAGTGCCTGTCATTTCAATTGTTATCGGTGAAGGTGGAAGCGGTGGCGCATTAGGCCTTGGTGTGAGCAATCGTTTATTGATGTTAGAAAACAGTACATATTCTGTCATTTCACCAGAAGGCGCTGCTGGTATTTTATGGAAAGACAGTTCTCTTGCTAAAATTGCTGCAGAAACGATGAAAATTACGGCTTATGATTTACTAGAATTGAACATTATTGACGAAGTGGTGAAAGAGCCTTTAGGTGGTGCGCATCACGACGTTGAGATGTTAGCGAAACGCATTAAGCAAAAGTTTACAAAGCATTTAGCATCGTTTGAACATATGACACCTGCTGATATTAAAGAAGATCGTTTTGAAAAATTTCGTAATATCGGTGCGTTTGTTGAATAAGTGTGCGTAAAAAGCATAGTATGAAGTCTTTGAATAATGAGGCTTCATACTATTTTTTTGGATACGATTGATTTGATTAAAGAGACCATTATCTTTTTAATTTAACTGTATGATGAAAGGGCAGTCAGGTCATATGGTTAGTTAATGAATGCACTAAATAGGTATATCCTACACTGTTCATTACTTTCAATATTGTAATGAATCGTCATATTCAATAATGATATACAAAAATTGTTGCGTCATCTATAATAGTATGTGAAGAAATAAGCAAGGTTGTTAGTTGAAAATCACTATTGAACAATTTTTTGAATTTTTAGTTGAATAATATCAAAAAATCTTAAAATGCTCATTTTGGGGTATATCAATTATACAGCATAGATGCAACAGAGTGTGTTTTAAATTGCTTTTACAATTGAATGAAAGTGCTATGAAAACGTGAAATATGGCGGATTGATGAATTCATTTGAATAAACCGTTTTCATTTGTTTTTGTATCTTTTTTTGATGGAATGCGCAATGAAATTGTGGTATTTTTAACATAACAACTATGCAAGAAAGGGTATGTCTACATGAAAAAAATTGCAGTTTTAACAAGTGGCGGAGATTCTCCGGGGATGAATGCAGCAATTCGAGCAGTTGTAAGAAAAGCGCTTTATCACAATATTGAAGTCTATGGTGTGTATCAAGGTTATCAAGGTCTTATCAATGACGATATTCGCAAACTCGAATTAGGTTCAGTTGGCGATATTATTCAACGCGGGGGTACTTTCTTATATTCAGCACGTTGCCCAGAATTTAAAGAAAAAGAAGTACGCCAAAAAGGGATTGAAAACCTTAGAAAGCATGGAATTGAAGGCTTAGTCGTTATTGGTGGTGACGGAAGTTACCGTGGTGCACAACGTATTAGTGAAGAATGTAAAGAAATTCAAACGATAGGTATTCCAGGTACAATTGATAACGATATTAATGGTACTGATTTTACAATCGGTTTTGATACAGCGTTAAATACAATTATTGAATCTGTGGACAAAATCCGAGATACTGCTTCAAGCCACGCACGCACTTTTATCATAGAAGTTATGGGCCGTGACTGCGGAGACTTGGCATTATGGTCAGGTTTAGCTGTAGGCGCTGAAACAATCATTTTACCCGAAACAGAAACAGATATTAAAGATATCGCTGAAAAAATTCAACACGGTATCGATAGAGGTAAAAAGCATTCTATCATCATCGTTGCAGAAGGGTGTATGACTGGTGATATGTGCGCATCAGAATTAACAAAATATATTAATGTTGATGCACGCGTATCTGTTCTCGGTCATATTCAACGTGGTGGTAGCCCAACAGGTGCAGACCGTGTACTTGCATCACGTTTAGGGGGCTATGCTGTTGAGCTTTTACTTAACGGCGAAACGGCTAAAGGTGTCGGAATTAAAGACAACCGCTTAGTTGCGACTAATTTTGATGAGATTTTCAACACATCAGAACGTCAAATTAACCAACGTATGTTAGGTTTAACTGAAGAATTATCTATATAATTATAGGAGGCATTTCCAATGAAAAAAACTAAAATCGTTTGTACGATTGGACCAGCATCAGAATCAGAAGATATGTTAGAAAAGTTAATGAAAGCAGGTATGAACGTTGCGCGATTAAACTTTTCACATGGCTCACATGATGAACATGCAGCACGTATTCGTTCAATTCGTAAAATAGCGAAAAAGTTAGAGAAAAATATTGGTATTTTACTTGATACTAAAGGACCTGAAATCCGTACACATGACATGAAAGATGGCATCATTACACTTGAAAAAGGATCACATGTCATCGTGAGCATGCAGGAAGTTGAAGGTACAGCGGAAAAGTTCTCTGTCACATATGAAAACTTAATTAACGATGTTGAGGTCGGTTCATTTATTTTATTAGATGATGGATTGATTGAATTAGAAGTAGAATCTATTGATCATGAAGCAGGCGAAGTTCACTGTAAAATTTTAAATACGGGAGAACTTAAAAATAAAAAAGGAGTCAACTTACCGGGTGTACGTGTCAACTTACCGGGTATTACAGATAAAGATGCGCAAGATATTCGTTTTGGTATCGAACAAGACGTTGACTTCATTGCGGCAAGTTTCGTTCGTCGTGCAAGTGACGTTTTAGAAATCCGTAAAATTTTAGAAGAAGTGGGCAACCGTACAATTAGCATTATCCCTAAAATCGAAAACCAAGAAGGTATCGATAATATTGAGGAAATTCTTGAAGTTTCTGATGGCTTAATGGTAGCCAGAGGGGATATGGGTGTTGAAATTCCACCAGAAGCAGTGCCGATTGTACAAAAAGATTTAATCCGTAAATGTAATAAGCTTGGAAAACCAGTTATTACTGCAACACAAATGTTAGACTCAATGCAACGTAATCCTCGTGCGACACGTGCAGAAGCGTCTGACGTAGCTAACGCAATTTACGATGGTACAGATGCAGTCATGCTTTCAGGTGAAACTGCAGCAGGGGCTTATCCAGAAGAAGCGGTTAAAGCAATGCATGATATCGCAGTAGCTGCAGAACAAGCTCAAAACTATAAACAACTGTTATCAGATCGTACAAAACTTGTTGAAACATCACTAGTAAACGCAATTGGTGTATCTGCTGCACACACAGCTTTAAACCTAAGTGTTAAAGCGATTGTGGCTGCAACAGAAAGTGGTAAAACTGCACGTACCATTTCTAAATACAGACCCAAATCTGATATTATCGCAGTGAC from Staphylococcus sp. MI 10-1553 carries:
- the pyk gene encoding pyruvate kinase; translated protein: MKKTKIVCTIGPASESEDMLEKLMKAGMNVARLNFSHGSHDEHAARIRSIRKIAKKLEKNIGILLDTKGPEIRTHDMKDGIITLEKGSHVIVSMQEVEGTAEKFSVTYENLINDVEVGSFILLDDGLIELEVESIDHEAGEVHCKILNTGELKNKKGVNLPGVRVNLPGITDKDAQDIRFGIEQDVDFIAASFVRRASDVLEIRKILEEVGNRTISIIPKIENQEGIDNIEEILEVSDGLMVARGDMGVEIPPEAVPIVQKDLIRKCNKLGKPVITATQMLDSMQRNPRATRAEASDVANAIYDGTDAVMLSGETAAGAYPEEAVKAMHDIAVAAEQAQNYKQLLSDRTKLVETSLVNAIGVSAAHTALNLSVKAIVAATESGKTARTISKYRPKSDIIAVTPFETTARQCTLVWGVYPVVREGNFTTDELLNNSVATAIESERVENGDLLIIIAGVPTGESGTTNLMKLHLVGEDLASGQGIGRNSAVGRTVVVNNGSELKGRDLDQAVIVTPSIDESITPYLDQAVALVTEEAGLTSSSAIIGLEKGIPTVVGVNNVVNTIPDNALVTVDATQGKVYEGYANVL
- the pfkA gene encoding 6-phosphofructokinase — encoded protein: MKKIAVLTSGGDSPGMNAAIRAVVRKALYHNIEVYGVYQGYQGLINDDIRKLELGSVGDIIQRGGTFLYSARCPEFKEKEVRQKGIENLRKHGIEGLVVIGGDGSYRGAQRISEECKEIQTIGIPGTIDNDINGTDFTIGFDTALNTIIESVDKIRDTASSHARTFIIEVMGRDCGDLALWSGLAVGAETIILPETETDIKDIAEKIQHGIDRGKKHSIIIVAEGCMTGDMCASELTKYINVDARVSVLGHIQRGGSPTGADRVLASRLGGYAVELLLNGETAKGVGIKDNRLVATNFDEIFNTSERQINQRMLGLTEELSI
- a CDS encoding acetyl-CoA carboxylase carboxyltransferase subunit alpha, producing MLDFEKPIQDIQTKIESLKETQAKNDVDLSDEIEILEAALQTEKEKIYTSLKPWDRVQIARLPERPTVLDYIPYIFDDFIELHGDRNFRDDPAIVGGLAYFNGQPVTVIGQQRGKDTKDNIYRNFGMAHPEGYRKALRLMKEAEKFNRPIFTFIDTKGAYPGKAAEERGQSESIARNLVSMAGLTVPVISIVIGEGGSGGALGLGVSNRLLMLENSTYSVISPEGAAGILWKDSSLAKIAAETMKITAYDLLELNIIDEVVKEPLGGAHHDVEMLAKRIKQKFTKHLASFEHMTPADIKEDRFEKFRNIGAFVE